In Clostridia bacterium, one DNA window encodes the following:
- the mnmA gene encoding tRNA 2-thiouridine(34) synthase MnmA — translation MKNKKVAVAMSGGVDSSVTAALLLEKGYQVFGLTMLLSGEKNEKIESVTAKLGIPCYSLDWRKEFAEKVIQYFVAEYLKGRTPNPCVVCNREFKFGALLKEALALGADYLATGHYARSSYSPEKGRYLLFKARDKEKDQAYFLYNLAQKQLAHTLFPLGNLTKSEVQKKAELYNLSGSVQPESQDICFITNRDYREFLRQALGKECFRPGKVLNAQGKVVGEHQGLPFYTIGQRKGLGLNLGYPVYVRALNAAENTLIVGTQKELFQTTLWAAENNLIAFTNLKVPLNIEARTRLGAKLARATLFPESDDLWKVVFEEPQWAITPGQSVVYYQGETVLGGGTIEQVGT, via the coding sequence ATGAAAAACAAAAAAGTGGCCGTGGCAATGAGTGGTGGTGTGGACAGCTCAGTTACCGCGGCTCTTCTTCTAGAAAAGGGTTATCAAGTATTTGGTTTGACTATGCTGCTTAGTGGAGAAAAAAATGAAAAAATAGAATCAGTTACCGCAAAATTGGGGATCCCCTGTTATAGTCTTGATTGGCGTAAAGAATTCGCGGAGAAGGTCATTCAATATTTTGTAGCGGAATATTTAAAAGGTAGAACACCGAATCCGTGTGTAGTTTGTAATCGTGAATTTAAGTTTGGGGCCCTTTTAAAAGAGGCTTTGGCTTTAGGTGCGGACTATTTGGCTACTGGTCATTATGCACGTTCGTCATATTCTCCGGAAAAAGGTAGATATTTATTATTTAAGGCTCGTGATAAGGAAAAAGATCAAGCCTATTTTTTATATAATCTTGCACAAAAACAGTTAGCCCATACTTTATTTCCTCTAGGGAATTTAACTAAAAGTGAGGTGCAAAAAAAGGCCGAACTTTATAATTTATCTGGTAGTGTTCAGCCAGAGAGTCAGGATATTTGTTTTATTACTAATCGAGATTATAGGGAGTTTCTAAGACAAGCTTTGGGTAAAGAGTGTTTTCGGCCTGGAAAAGTTCTCAATGCTCAAGGAAAAGTTGTGGGTGAACATCAAGGTCTGCCTTTTTATACTATCGGTCAACGCAAGGGTTTGGGTTTAAATTTGGGTTATCCTGTCTATGTACGTGCCTTGAATGCAGCGGAAAACACGTTAATTGTGGGAACCCAAAAGGAACTTTTTCAAACTACATTATGGGCAGCGGAAAATAATTTGATTGCTTTTACTAATTTAAAGGTTCCTTTAAATATTGAGGCTCGCACTAGATTGGGTGCTAAGCTTGCCCGTGCAACTTTATTTCCGGAAAGTGATGATCTTTGGAAAGTGGTTTTTGAGGAGCCGCAGTGGGCTATTACTCCGGGGCAGTCTGTAGTTTATTATCAAGGGGAAACTGTCCTGGGGGGTGGAACCATTGAACAGGTGGGTACCTAA
- a CDS encoding replication-associated recombination protein A has protein sequence MDLFSNVGEVVRKGRAPLATRMRPHSLAEVVGQEHLIGAGKLLRRSIEADQLGSLIFYGPPGTGKTTLAYVIARTTKANFVRLNAVISGVNDLRKVIQEAEEQLKFYQQSTILFIDEIHRFNKVQQDALLPAVEEGKLVLIGATTENPYFSVISALLSRSRLFRLEPLTTGEIMVLLKRALKDAENGLGNYCVQIKEQALEHFAQTARGDARQALNALELAVLSTVPNAQGIRDISLSVAEESIQERAIIYDRTGDQHYDVISAFIKSMRGSDPDATLHYLARMLAAGEDPLFIARRIVVHAAEDVGLADPLALVVAEAAARGVERVGLPEGELLLAEAALYLARAPKSNSVLAIKEALKDVREGKYGQVPIHLRDTSYQGAAELEHGKGYLYPPDDPHAALQQEYLPEELKGVQYYRPSGKGVEQ, from the coding sequence ATGGATTTGTTCTCCAATGTTGGTGAAGTGGTTCGTAAAGGAAGGGCTCCTTTAGCTACCAGAATGCGGCCTCATTCTTTGGCTGAAGTAGTGGGGCAAGAGCATTTAATAGGTGCAGGTAAATTATTAAGGAGATCAATTGAGGCTGATCAATTAGGTTCGCTTATATTTTATGGTCCACCGGGAACCGGGAAAACGACGTTGGCTTATGTGATTGCTCGAACAACCAAAGCGAATTTTGTGAGATTAAACGCGGTTATTTCCGGGGTAAATGATTTGCGTAAAGTAATTCAAGAAGCTGAGGAGCAACTAAAGTTTTATCAGCAGAGTACTATCTTGTTTATTGATGAAATACACCGCTTTAATAAGGTACAACAAGATGCTCTCTTGCCCGCGGTGGAAGAAGGAAAATTGGTTCTAATTGGAGCTACCACCGAAAATCCTTATTTTAGTGTAATTTCGGCTTTGCTGTCTCGTTCCCGACTTTTTAGATTAGAACCTTTAACCACTGGGGAAATTATGGTTCTTTTGAAGCGTGCTTTAAAAGATGCCGAAAATGGTTTGGGTAATTACTGTGTGCAAATTAAAGAACAAGCCTTGGAGCATTTTGCTCAAACCGCTCGTGGAGATGCTCGTCAAGCCCTAAATGCTTTGGAATTGGCTGTTTTATCTACAGTGCCTAATGCTCAAGGTATTAGGGATATAAGCTTGTCTGTGGCTGAAGAATCAATTCAGGAAAGGGCCATTATTTATGATCGTACTGGAGATCAGCATTATGATGTAATTTCTGCTTTTATAAAAAGCATGCGGGGTTCTGACCCAGATGCCACTTTACATTATTTGGCCCGGATGTTGGCGGCTGGGGAGGATCCACTTTTTATTGCCCGACGGATTGTAGTTCATGCTGCTGAGGATGTAGGTTTGGCTGATCCATTGGCTTTGGTTGTAGCAGAGGCCGCTGCCCGAGGTGTAGAAAGGGTAGGCTTACCAGAGGGGGAATTGCTTTTGGCTGAGGCTGCCCTTTATTTGGCTCGAGCACCTAAAAGTAATTCGGTTTTGGCTATTAAAGAGGCTTTAAAGGATGTACGTGAGGGGAAATATGGTCAGGTACCAATCCATTTACGTGATACTAGTTATCAAGGAGCCGCGGAACTAGAACATGGTAAAGGATATTTATATCCTCCGGATGATCCTCATGCTGCTCTTCAGCAGGAATATTTACCGGAGGAATTAAAAGGTGTTCAATATTATCGTCCTTCTGGTAAGGGAGTAGAGCAATAA
- the trxA gene encoding thioredoxin: MANFVQLTDDTFKNEVMDAKGLVLVDFWAPWCGPCKMMEPIIEELGSSYRGRVKVGKLNVDENNRTAGDYGIMSIPTLILFQDGKEINRLVGFIPKAKIAKALDAAL, from the coding sequence GTGGCTAATTTTGTGCAACTTACTGATGATACTTTCAAAAATGAAGTGATGGATGCTAAAGGATTAGTTTTGGTTGATTTTTGGGCTCCATGGTGTGGTCCCTGTAAGATGATGGAACCGATTATTGAAGAATTAGGCAGTTCATATCGCGGTCGGGTTAAAGTAGGTAAGTTAAATGTGGATGAGAATAATAGGACAGCGGGTGATTATGGTATCATGAGTATACCTACTTTAATTTTATTTCAAGATGGGAAGGAAATTAATCGTTTGGTAGGTTTTATTCCTAAAGCGAAAATTGCTAAGGCACTTGATGCCGCTTTATAA